In Patulibacter sp. SYSU D01012, a single window of DNA contains:
- a CDS encoding DUF2294 domain-containing protein, translated as MPGSDATPPADAPLGAVLAGLSNEMVAVQKKYWGRGPVEAKSYLLDDLLTIVLRGGLTVAEETMLANGHHDEVRAFRQLWQNDMEGLLVSMVQRRLGRRVATYQSQILFDPNIVIEIFVLERERDSRVPASAAGLAGAPVPDPPANGPSDGTVGSASDAALAAPPERSRLDDRGDAYQR; from the coding sequence ATGCCCGGATCCGACGCCACGCCCCCTGCCGACGCCCCCTTGGGCGCGGTCCTCGCCGGCCTCTCGAACGAGATGGTCGCGGTCCAGAAGAAGTACTGGGGCCGCGGTCCCGTCGAGGCGAAGAGCTACCTGCTGGACGACCTGCTGACGATCGTCCTGCGCGGCGGGCTGACCGTCGCGGAGGAGACGATGCTCGCCAACGGCCACCACGACGAGGTCCGCGCGTTCCGCCAGCTGTGGCAGAACGACATGGAGGGCCTGCTGGTGTCGATGGTCCAGCGTCGCCTGGGCCGGCGGGTCGCGACGTACCAGAGCCAGATCCTCTTCGACCCCAACATCGTGATCGAGATCTTCGTGCTCGAGCGCGAGCGCGACTCCCGGGTGCCCGCCAGCGCCGCCGGCCTGGCCGGCGCGCCCGTCCCGGACCCGCCGGCGAACGGCCCGAGCGACGGGACCGTCGGCTCGGCGTCGGACGCGGCGCTGGCCGCACCGCCGGAGCGCTCGCGCCTCGACGACCGCGGCGACGCGTACCAGCGCTGA